The Caretta caretta isolate rCarCar2 chromosome 10, rCarCar1.hap1, whole genome shotgun sequence genome has a window encoding:
- the TEKT4 gene encoding tektin-4, with product MAQSGVLLTREPAPQAVPVSELPVKAYEAALNTGPDSSCGLATAGFRAAKYLTEEWHQHNYAQYHQAFADRDGSERCRHESQSLAAYAAALAQRSQEDSTAKLGQRLQDTHFWKAELQRETEDLSAETDLLAAQKVRLERALDATEVPCTIATDNLQCRERRQPGDLVRDQVETELLKEVELIRNVQELLKRTLMQAVNQMQLNRDHKQICEMDWSDKVETYNIDDKCGRYNNQSTNIQFHPSSSKFEESASTPETWAKFSHDNIYRAERERLASINLRLLIDNILHDTAEDLHLQCAAVNEAFAKRCEEMEDAKHKLEHHLKKTLKEIGDQENNIAALKQAIKDKEAPLKVAQTRLYDRSFRPNVELCRDPAQFRLISEVEELTESIESLKQKLLEAEQSLRNLEDTRMSLEKEIAVKSNSIFIDRQKCMAHRTRYPVVLKLAGYQ from the exons ATGGCTCAGAGCGGGGTGCTGCTGACCAGGGAGCCGGCGCCGCAGGCGGTGCCGGTGTCCGAGCTGCCCGTGAAGGCGTACGAGGCGGCGCTGAACACGGGGCCGGACTCCTCGTGCGGCCTGGCCACGGCCGGCTTCCGCGCCGCCAAGTACCTGACCGAGGAGTGGCACCAGCACAACTACGCCCAGTACCACCAGGCCTTCGCCGACCGCGACGGCTCCGAGCGCTGCCGCCACGAGTCCCAGAGCCTGGCCGCCTACGCCGCCGCCCTGGCCCAGCGCAGCCAGGAGGACTCCACCGCCAAGCTGGGCCAGCGCCTCCAGGACACGCACTTCTGGAAGGCCGAGCTCCAGAGAGAGACCGAGGACCTGAGCGCCGAGACCGACCTGCTGGCGGCCCAGAAAGTGCGGCTGGAGCGGGCGCTGGACGCCACCGAGGTGCCCTGCACCATCGCCACCGACAACCTGCAGTGCCGCGAGAGGAGGCAGCCGGGGGACCTGGTTCGGGACCAGGTGGAGACGGAGCTGCTGAAG GAAGTTGAACTTATCAGAAATGTACAAGAACTTCTGAAGAGAACTTTGATGCAAGCTGTTAACCAGATGCA ATTAAATCGAGATCACAAGCAGATTTGTGAAATGGATTGGTCTGATAAGGTGGAAACATACAACATTGATGACAAATGTGGAAGATACAATAATCAGAGCACCAACATCCAGTTCCATCCCAGCTCATCAAAGTTTGAGGAAAG TGCCTCAACACCTGAAACCTGGGCAAAATTCAGCCATGACAACATCTATAGGGCAGAGCGAGAGCGACTGGCTTCCATCAACCTCCGTTTATTGATTGACAATATCCTTCATGACACAGCTGAGGATCTCCACTTGCAGTGCGCTGCTGTCAATGAGGCTTTTGCTAAACGCTGTGAAGAGATGGAAGATGCAAAACACAAACTGGAACATCATTTGAAAAAA ACTCTTAAAGAGATTGGAGATCAAGAAAACAACATTGCTGCTCTCAAACAAGCTATTAAGGACAAAGAAGCTCCGCTGAAAGTGGCTCAGACAAGGCTGTACGACAGATCTTTTAGGCCCAACGTTGAGCTCTGCAGAGATCCAGCACAATTCAG GTTGATCAGTGAAGTTGAAGAACTGACAGAGTCCATTGAGTCTCTGAAGCAGAAACTACTGGAGGCTGAACAGTCTCTGAGGAACCTGGAAGACACGCGGATGAGTCTGGAGAAGGAGATAGCTGTGAAATCGAACAGCATTTTTATTGATAGGCAGAAGTGCATGGCCCATCGCACGCGATACCCTGTTGTCCTTAAACTAGCAGGTTACCAGTAG